The Streptomyces sp. WZ-12 genome segment CGCGCCCGGCCACCGCCCGCGCCCGGAACTGGTGGAGTGGATGACCCTGGTGGCCCGGCACACCCGCTCCGGCGGCGCGCCGGGCCTGGCCACCCTGCCCGCGCGCCCGGTGCCGCGCCGGGTCGTCACCGGCGCGCACGACACCTTCCTCCCGCCGCGCCGCCTCGGCCCCGCGGTGCGCATCGCCCTCGACACGGACCTGGAGGTCCTCCCGGACGCCGGCCACCTGCTGCTGGACGAGCAACCCGCCTATGCCGCCTCGCTGGTGGACGAACCGGTCGGCGGGTAGGCACCCGTCCGCGGGTGGCGGGGTGCCGGGTGCCTGGTGCCTGGTCGCGCCGGTCCGGACCGGCCGACTACGGGTCTCGCGGGACGTCCGGTCGACGCGGAGCGGCCGGTCAGCCCCGCGCGCCCGGTCCCGCCCCGGCGGACGCCGGCGTACACCGGTAGAGCCGGTACGCCTGCCCCGGGACGGGGGTGCAATGCCCGCGCACCCAGGGGCCGATGGCGCGGCCCGGGTCGGTCGCCGGGCCGCCGAGGACGACGTACCGCAGTTGCCCGGTGGCGACGAGGTGTCGGAAGCCGGCGGCGGTGGGCGTGGGCGCGGTGCCGGTGAAGCCGCCCATGGGGAGCACCGGGGCGCCGGCGTGCAGGATGTACGGGGAGGCGGTGCGCCAACTGGTCGTGGCGAACAGGAAGGCGGCGCCGTCCCGGTGGGCGCGGGCGTAGTCGAGGAGCCGCCGCTGGGCGGGGCTGAGCGCCGTCCCGTCGTAGGCCCGGTCGGCGGCCTGGTGACCCTTGTGGCCGCTCTTGCCGGACGGCTTCGGGTGATGGGCCACGGCGCGGTGCCGGTTGACCACGGGCCCGGTGGAGCCCATGCCGGAGTGGCCGTAGGCGGGGTCGAGGACCGACGACGCCCAGGCGGCGGACGGCAGGAGCATGGCCACCAGCCCGGCGCCGAGACCGACGAGCGCCGTCCGCCGCCGGGCCGTTCGGCCGCCGGTGCGGGCGACGGGCCCGGCGTCAACGGCCGCCCCGGAGCCGGCCGTTGCCCCGGACCCAGCGGCCGGTCCGCCGTCGACGGCCACCCGCGAACGGGCGGCCGAGCGCCCCCGCGCCAACAGTGCCAGGGCGGCCACCGCCAGGGCGACCGCCGCCGGCGCCAGCCACGGCAGGAAGTCCGGGAACAGCTCCGCTATCGCCGCCGACCAGGCCACCGTGCCCACCACGGCGGTCGGCAACGCCCAGGCCCGCGACCGGCCGCCGCGCAGCCAGCCGCGCCAGAACTGCACCGTCCCGGCGCCGAACAGCGCCGCCAACGGGACGGCCAGCACGCCCAGATAGTAGGTATGGCCGCCGATCGCCCCGGCGCTGAACACCAGGAAGTACGTGACCAGCCACACCCCCCACAGCACGAAGCCGGCCCGCAGCGGATCCGTCCGCGGCCGGCCCCGCCGCCACACCAGCCCGCACACGGTGGCGAGCGCCGCGGTCGGGTAGAGCCAGCCGATCTGCGAAACGATCGACGGGGCGAACATCTTGACCCACTGCGCGGCGGTCGGCCGGGTGTGGCCGGTCGGTGGCGCCGGGGCGGTGCCGGCCATGGTCGACACCGCGACGCTCCCGGTGTCCGCGGCGTTGACGTGGAGGTTGGAGAAGCGGTTGACGAAGTTGTAGCCGACGACCTGGCTGACCGCCGAGTTGTTGGTCGTCCCGTCGACGAACGGGCGGTCCTGGGCGGGGGTGAACGTCACCAGCAACACCCACGACGCGGACGCCGCCAGGCACAGCGCGCCCGCCGCGGACAGGTGCGCCAGCCGCCGCCGGAGCGTGGCCGGCGCGGAGAGCAGGTAGAGCAGGCATAGCGCCGGCAGCACCGCCCACGCCTCCAACATCTTCGCCTGGAAGCCCAGGCCGACCCAGGCACCGGCCGCCAGCAGCGGACGCAGCCGCGCCTCGCGGGCCGCGCGCAGTGCGGCCTCGGCGGCCAGCAGGACGCAGAGGGTGAACGCCGGGTCCTCGACCTCGGTGCGGAACAGGCCGGCGACCGCCGGGGTGAGCGCGAAGGCGCCCGCCGCCAGCAGCGCCGCGTTCTCGCCCGCCCAGCGCCGGACCGCGCGGTGCAGGATCGCGACGCTGAGCACGCCCTCGATCACCTGCGGGAGGGTCAACGCCCAGGGGTGGAAGCCGAAGATCCGCACGGAGAGCGCCTGCGGCCACAGGAAGCCCGGCAGTTTGTCGATGGTGATGGAGTTGCCGGGGTCGAAGGAGCCGAAGAGGAATCCCCACCAGCTCTCCGACATGCTGCGGGCGGTCTCGGAGTAGAACGCGTGGAACGCGCTGTGTTGGATGTCCCAGGCGAACAGCACCGCGGCCACCACGAGGATCGCCAGCAGCACCGGCCTGGCGTGCGCCGGCCGCGGCTCCGGGGCCGGCCGCGCCGCCCTGGCCCGCGCCAGCAGCCGGCCGGCGCCCGCGGGCCCGGTCGGCGCGGCTATCGCCGGGGGTGCGCTCCTCGCTGAGGTGGTGCTGGCCATGGACGGTCCTCCCTGGTGGAACTCACCGGTCGGTGTGCCAGATGACCGTCCGGCCGGCGCGGCTCCGCCCGCCGCCGACTGTTCAGCGGACGTTCAGCTCGCGGGCCGCCCGTTCAACTCCTCAGCCCGCGGTTCACCCCGCGGTCCGACGGGCCCGGCGCCCCAACTCCCCCAGCCGGACAAAACGCCCCTTGCCGCCCTTCTCTCCCCTTCCACTACATTCCCCCCATGACCAACGAACCGCTGCGCTTCCCCGACCTCGCCGCCCGTCCGCACCAGCTCTCCGTCGACCGCCTGATGAGCGCGCCGCCCGCCGCGCTGTACCGGGCCTGGACCGAGCGGTTCGACGGGTGGTTCGCGGCCCCCGGCTCGGTGTTGATGACGGGCCGGGTGAACACGCCGTTCTTCTTCGAGACCGAACACGAGGGGAACCGCCACCCGCACTACGGCCGTTTCCTGCGGCTCGATCCGGACCGGCTGGTGCAGCTCACCTGGGTCACGGGCGACGGCGGCACGCGGGGCGCGGAGACCGTGGTCACCGTCGAGCTCGCCGCCGAGGGCACCGGGACCCGACTGCGGCTCTCGCACGCCGGTTTCGCCGACGAGGCGGCGCGCGACCGGCACCAGCAGGCGTGGCCGCACGTCCTGGAGCAGCTCGACCGGCGCACCGCGCCCTGATCCGGCCCGGGCCGTCGATCGACCCGCTGGCCGAAATCGTTCGCGCACCACACCAGTTGACGCCAAGTCAAGATCCAGGACGCCAAAAGAAGGATCCGAAGACGGATCCGACGTTTTGACTCGCGAACGAAGGGCAGGCGCGCCTTACCAGACCATGATCCAAATTATGGGAGGGCAGTTATGGCGACGGCAGTGACCACGCACCCCGGAACGCGACATGGCCAGGGTCGCCCCCAGGGACACCGGACCGTCCGCTCCGGTACCGGCGGACTGCCGCACGTCCCGGACGCGTCCAAGGTCGCACCGAAGGACGCCAAGGCGCTGTCGCGGCCGTTCTTCGCGCGGATGGCGGCGCTGGAGGAGGGCACCCACGAGTACCAGTACGTGCGCAACACCCTCGTCGAGATGAACCTCTCCCTGGTCCGGTACTCCGCCGCGCGGTTCCGCAACCGCGGCGGGGACCCCGGGGAGATGGAGGACATCGTCCAGGTCGGCACCATCGGGTTGATCAAGGCCATCGACCGCTTCGACCCGTCCCGCGAGGTCGAGTTCACCACCTTCGCGGTGCCGTACATCGTGGGCGAGATCAAGCGGTTCTTCCGGGACGCCACCTGGGCGGTCCATGTGCCGCGCCGTTTACAGGAGTTGCGGATCGAGATCGCACAGGCCAAGGAGCGCCTGTTCGCCCGCCTCGACCGGGACCCCACCGTCGCCGAGCTCGCCGCACACCTCGGGCGCTCCGAGGAGGAGGTGATCGACGGCCTGATCGCCGGCAACGGCTACACCGCGGGCTCGCTGGACCAGCCCACCGACCCGGCCGAGGACGAGGCGACCCACTCCCTCGCCGATGCCCTGGGCGACGAGGACCCGCGGCTCCAACTCGCCGAGGATCTCCATGCGTTGACGCCCCTGGTGCAGAAGCTGGACCGCCGCGACCGCCGGATCCTGGCCCTGCGGTTCGTTCAGGAGAAGACCCAGTCGGAGATCGGCCAGGAGCTCGGCGTCTCCCAGATGCACGTCTCGCGCCTGCTCGCCCGGATCCTGGCCAAACTGCGGACGGGGCTGGTCGACCAGCCCTGACGCCGCCGACCGTCAGGCCCGGCCGCGGGCCCGCTTGAACCTGGCCAGCCCGTCGGCCAGTTGGACCAGGGGCGCGGGGTAGTCGTAGCCGGCGCGCTCATGCTCTGGCAGCCGCCACGGCTCGTGGACGGCGGGTGCGGCGAGCCCGGCGAGCTCGGGGACCCAGCGGCGGACGTACGCGCCGTCCGGGTCGTACCGCCTGGCCTGGAGGAGCGGGTTGAGCACGCGGTTGGGTCGGGTGTCGGTGCCGGTGCCGGCCACCCACTGCCAGTTGAGCTGGTTGTTGGCGAGGTCGCCGTCCACCAGCAGGTCGAGGAAGTGCCGGGCGCCCACCCGCCAGTCCACGTAGAGGGTCTTGGTGAGGAAGCTGGCGGTGAGCAGCCGGCCGCGGTTGTGCATCCAGCCCTCGTACCGCAGTTGGCGCATGGCCGCGTCGACCACCGGATAACCGGTGCGTCCCGCCTCCCAGTCGGCGATGTCGTCGGCGGCCGATTCCGCGGTGCGCCAGTGGTCGTGCCGGGTGCGGTAGTCGGCGGTGGACGCGTCGGGGCGGGCGGCCAGGACCTGGTGGTGGAAGTCCCGCCAGGCGAGCTGCCGGACGAACGCCTCGGCGCCGGGGCCGCCGCGCTCGCGCGCCCGATGGACCAGTTCGACGGGCGAGAGGGTGCCGAAGTGCAGGTGCGGGGAGAGCCGCGAGGTGGCGTCGCCGGCGAGGTCGTCGTGGCGGTCGGCGTAGTCCGCCGCCCCACCGCGCAGCCAGGCGGTCAGTCGCTTCCGGCCCGCCGCCTCGCCGCCTGCCGCCAGCCCCGCCGAGACCCCGGACACCCCTCGGGACGTCGGGATGTCCCGGGAGCCGAGGTGTGCGGGGACCGGAACGTCGCGGGGCGCCGCCAGGACGTCGCGCAGCCGCTGCCGGGACCAGTGCCGGAAGTAGGGCGTGAAGACCGCGAAGTGGTCCGAGGCCGCCGGGGTGAGCGCGCCGGGCGGGACCACGGTGAGTACCGCGTCGTGGACGCGGAGCCGGCGCCCCTCGGCCGTCAGCGCGCGGCGCAGCCGCTCCTCGCGGTGCGCGGCGTAACCGCTGACGCCGGCCGCCAGATGCACCTCGACGGCGTCCGCCTCGGTGGCGACCCGGCACACCTGGTCGACGACGTCCCCGGCCCGGACCACCAGGCGGCCGCCGCGGTCGCGCAGCCCGGCGTCGAGCTGCGTCAGGCAATCGGCGAGGAACGCCCGGCGGTTGGGCGCGGCGAACCCGGCCGCGGCGATGCCCTCGTCGAGGACGAACAGCGGGACCACCGCGTCGGCGGAACGCAGGGCCGCGCGCAGCGGTGGATGGTCGTGCAGCCGCAGGTCGGAGGTGTAGAGGACGACGGCGACGGTCATGCGTCAACTCCCTTGCTCAGTAGTGGCGTCGCTGCGCACGCCGCCGGGCCACCCCCGCACCCATCACAGCGGCTCCGCGGGCCCGCTCGGCCGCGCCACGCCGCCGGGCCCGCACTCCAGAACCCCAGGACTTCACACAAAGTGTGTGATGTTCTAGGGTGAGCGCACTGCGCGACGGGCGCCGGGAGACGAAAAGGGGTGCACCCGCGATGGGGACGAGCCGTGGCTCCGAGGCCGAGGTGGAGGAGCGTCGGCAGGCGGTGCTGCGCCTGGTGGCGCGGGAGGGCGAGATCCGCATCGCCGCGCTCGCCGAGCGGATGCGGGTCAGTCTGATGACCATGCACCGCGACCTGGACAGCCTCCACCAGCGGCAACTGCTGCGGAAGGGCCGGGGGGTGGCCACCGCCTTCCCCGACGTCACCATGGAGAGCGCGCTGCGCTTCCGGGAGCACGCCAACGCCGACATCAAGGCCGCGCTGGCGGACGCCCTGGTGGCCGAGGTGTCGCCGGGCGACACGGTGCTGCTCGACTGCGGCTCCACGCTCTTCCCGCTGGCCCGCCGGCTCGCCGCCGTCGACGGGGTCCGGGTGATCACCAACTCGCTGCGGATCACCGCCCTGTTGGCCGGCACTCCGGTCGAGGTCACGGTGCTCGGCGACCGCTACTACGAGGACTTCGCCTCCTGCGCCGGCCCGCAGGCCCGGCGCCAGCTCCACGACCTGCGCGCCGACGTCGCCTTCGTCACCGCCACGTCGGTCCGCCACGGCCGGCTGTTCCACCCGGTGCGCGCCTACGCCGAGTCCAAGCACGCCTACCTCCGGGCCGCCGACCGGGCCGTACTCGCCGTCGACCACAGCAAGTTCGGCCGCACGGCAACGCATCCGTACGGCGACGCCGGCGGCTACGACCTGATGGTCACGGACACCGCGACCCCGGCGGCGGAGCTCCGGGCCGTCCGGGACCTCGGCGTCGAGGTCCGCACGGTGACCCCCGCCCCCCGCGCCTGAGCCGGGCACCACCCCGACCCAGCCCCAGGCCCCACCTTCCCCGAGAAAGGCCCCCTCCCATGCGTGCCGTCGTCATCCACACCCCCGGGCACTACGAGGTCACCACCGTCCCCGACCCGGTCCCGGGCCCGGGCGAGGTCGTCGTCGCGCCCGCCGCGGTCGGGATCTGCGGGACCGATGTGCACATCGTCGAGGGGGAGTTCGCGCCCACGCCGTATCCGATCGTGCCCGGCCACGAGTTCACCGGTGAGGTCGTGGCACTGGGGGCCGGGGTGACCGCAGTGCGCACCGGGGAGCGGGTGGCCGTCGACCCGTCGCTGTTCTGCGGCGCCTGTCACTACTGTGCCAACGGCCGCGGCAACCTGTGCGAGAACTGGGGCGCGATCGGCGACACCGTGGACGGCGCGATGGCCGAGTACGTCAAGGTCCCGGCCGCCAACTGCTACCGGCTGCCGGAGGGCGTCGACCTCGCGCAGGGCACCCTGATCGAGCCGCTGTCCTGCGCGGTGCGCGGCTTCGACGTGCTGCCGCGCCGGCTCGGCGACCACTACCTCATCTACGGGGCCGGCACCATGGGCCTGATGATGCTCCAACTCGCCCGGGCCGCCGGCGCGGCGTCCCTCTCCGTCGTCGACCTCAACACCGACCGGCTGCGGATCGCCGAGCGGCTGGGCGCGGACGCCACCGCGGTCAGCGCCGCGGAACTGGACCGTCCGCAGGGCTGGGAGACCGTCATCGACTGCACCGGCGTCATCCCGGTCATCGAGGACGGGCTCGGCCGGGTCCGGCGCGGCGGAACCTTCCAGCAGTTCGGCGTCGCGCCGTCCGCCGCGACCGCGTCCTTCTCGCCGTTCCGCGTCTACAACGACGAGATCACCATCGTCGGGTCGATGGCCGTGCTGCACACCTTCGGGCGGGCCGTGGACCTGATGGCGAAGGGCGTCATCGACGCCGACACGATGCTCACCCACAGCTATGACCTGGCCGAGTTCGGCGCCGCCCTGGAGACGTTCCGCAGCGGCTCCGGGCGCAAGATCCAGCTCCGCCCGCAGCGCTGAACTCCCCTCCCTCCCCCTCCCGTTGCCCGGAGGCGACACCGTCATGCCCACCGTTGCCGGGGTGGACTCCTCCACCCAGTCCTGCAAGGTCGTCGTCTGCGACGCCGACACCGGGAAGGTGCTCCACCGGGGGCGCGCCGCCCACCCCGAGGGCACCGAGGTCCCGCCCGAGGCATGGTGGCGGGCGCTTCGGGCCGCGGGCGGGGGCCTGTTGGAGCAGGTGGACGCGGTCGCGGTGGCGGGCCAGCAGCACGGGCTGGTGGCCCTGGACACCGACGGCCGGCCGGTGCGCGACGCGCTGCTGTGGAACGACACCCGCTCGGCACGGGCAGCCGCGGACCTCGTCGCGGAGCTCGGCGGGCCGCAGGCGTGGGCCACGGCGGTCGGCACCGTGCCGGTCGCCGCGCTGACGGTCGCCAAGCTGCGCTGGCTGGCCGAACACGAACCGCGCCACGCGGCCCGCACCGCACGGGTGTTGCTGCCCCACGACTGGCTGACCTGGCGACTGTGCGGCGGGCCCGGCAGCGACACCGAACCGGTCACCGACCGCGGCGACGCCTCCGGCACCGGCTACTGGTCCCCGGCCGACGGCGACTACCGGCGCGACCTGCTCGCCCTCGCCCTCGGCGGCCACACCCCCCAACTCCCGCGCGTCCTGGGCCCGTACGAGACGGCCGGCCGCACCCCGCACGGCGCCCTGGTGGCGGCCGGGACCGGCGACAACATGGGGGCCGCCCTGGGCCTGGGCCTCGGGCCGGGCGATGTGGTGGTCTCCCTGGGCACCAGCGGCACCGCGTTCGGCCGCTCCGCGCGGCCCACCGCCGACCCCACCGGCGCCGTCGCCGGTTACGCGGACGCCACCGGCCACTTCCTGCCCCTGGTGTGCACCCTCAACGCCGCCCGGGTGCTGGGCTCCACGGCCCGGATGCTCGGCGTCGGCCTCGACGACCTGGACCGTCTGGCCCGGGCCGCCGAACCGGGCTCCGGCGGCCTGGTACTGCTCCCCTACTTCGGCGGCGAACGCACCCCCAACCTGCCCGAGGCGGCCGGGAGTCTGCAGGGGCTGCGGCACGACAACGCGACCCCGCCGAACCTCGCCCGCGCGGCCGTCGAGGGGATGCTCGGCAACATGGCCGAGGCGCTGGACCAACTCCGCGCCCAGGACGTCGAGGCCCGCCGGGTCCTGATCATCGGCGGGGCGGCCAGGTCGCCGGTGGTCGGCGAGATCGCCGCCGGGATCTTCGGCATGCCGGTGACCGTGCCCGAACCCGAGGAGTACGTGGCCCTCGGCGCCGCCCGCCAGGCCGCCTGGGCGCTGGCCGGCACCGCCGAACCGCCGCCCTGGCCGGTCGCCGCCGCCCGCGAGGTGCCCGCCCCGGCCGACCCCTCGCCGGGGCACCGGATCCGCGCGACGTACGCGGCGACCCGGGCGGCGCTGTACTGAGCGGGCCGCGGGCGCGGCACCGAGTACTCCCTGACCGACTTCGGGCGCGAGCTCGCCGAGGTCCTGGCGCCCCTCGACGCCTGGGGGCACCGCCGCCTGGCGCGGAGCGCTTCCTGACGTGGCGTCATTCTTGCGCTCCCCTCCGTTCCCGCCGGGTCGGCGGCCCCGGTGGCCGCCGGTGATCAGCTTCTCCCGGTGGCGGGCCGCTGGCCAAGTACCCACAGAGAAGTGGGTATCGCGTGGCCCGTCACCGCTGTCCCGTCAGGGGTAGGCGACCACGGTCGAGGGGGTGGTCGAGCCGCCCGAGGTCGGGGCGCCGCTGTCGTTGATGACGCGTTCGTACTGGCCCTTGCCGCCGAGCGAGACGACCAGCAGGTCGTGGAACTTCACCCCGGGGGTGTTGGGGGCGGCGAAGCCGTGGTGTTGGACGATGCCGGGGTCGACGTTGTAGTAGCAGTAGCTGCCCAGTCCCCACGCCTCGTGGGTGGTGACCGAGTCGGCGACCTTGTAGGCGGCGTAGCCCTTGACGTTGCCGTCCTGGACGGCCGCCTGGTTGGGGGCGTCGTACGCCTTCTCGTTCTGGAGGAAGACGGTGCGGCCCCGTTGGCCGTACCACTGCACGTCGTGCTTGTTGAAGTGCTCCACGAACAGGCCGGTGGCCAGGACGTCGTCGCCGTTGACGCGGATGCCGTAGTCGGCGCGGTTGGTCTCCCAACCCACCCCGTCGCCGTGGTCGGCGCGCCAGACCCAGGTGTGGTCGACGAGGGTGTGCCGACTGTTGATCACCATGCTGGTGGTGGCCTTGCCGGGGCCCGCGCCGCCGATCCGGACGAAGACGTCCTGGACGGTGGTCGGGTTGGCGGCGTGGTCGGCCGAGGCGCCGGGCGGGCCGATTTCCAGCAGGGTGGCGGAGTTGACCGGTCCGGCGTCGATCAGCAGGCCGGCCAGTCGGATGCCGTCGACGTCGGCGGTCTTCAGGGCGGTGACACCGTTGTCGGGGATCAGGGTGGCGTAACCGAGGCCCAGCACCACGGTGTTGGGCGCGGTCACCTGGAGCGGCCGGTCGAGGCGGTAGATGCCGGGGGTGAACAGCAGGTGGAGTCCCTGGGCGAGCGCCTGGTTGAGGGTGGCGGCGCTGACCCCGGGCTTGGCGACGTAGAACCGCGACAGCGGGAGCGCGGTGCCGCGCGGGGTGCCGTTGCCCCAGGTGACGCCGCGGGCGGCGGTGCGCAACTCCGGTAGGAAGACCCGGTATTCGTCGCCGTGGAGGTGGAGGAAGGGCTTCTCGCGGGAGGCGGGGGTGGTGTCCAGGACGGTGTAGGGCGGTGTGGGGAAGGTCTGCGCGGGGGCGCCCTCGACGCCCGAGAACACCATGTTCCAGACGCCGTTGGACCAGCCGCCGACGGCGCTGTCGCGGCTGTACCACTGCTGTTGGGAGCGCGGCTCGACGGTGCCGTCGATGCGGCAGTCGGCGAGGTAGCCGCCGCTGGCCCAACCGTCCCCGGCGGGCGCGAGGTTGAGGCCGCCGCGGACGTGCATCCGGCGGAACGGGGCGGCCTGGGCGACGGCCCAGCGGTTGGTGCCGTTGGCGGGGACGAGGGCGAGGTTCTCCGCGGAGCGCCAGAAGTTCTGGGTGGCGTTGCCGTTGAACCAGCCGGCGTCGACGGTGACGTCGCCGTTGATGGTGGTGTCGTCCGGGGACAGCCCCAGGCCGGCTATGGAGGTGTAGAAGCCGAGTTGGGCGTTGAGGCCGTGGTAGTTGCCGGGCTTGAACAGCAGGGCGTAGCGCCCCTGGTCGAACTGGGCCTTCTCCTGCTGGTGGAAGACCTCGTCCAGCTTGGCCTGGATGCCCGGCGTGGCGGGGTCGAAGACCAGGACGTTGGGCCCGAGGTCGCCGCCGCCGGGCAGGGCGCGCGGGGGCCGGTGGGGGGTTTCGGCGGCGGCCGTCCTGAGGGGGCCGAGCAGGGTGGGCGCCGCGGCGGCCGCGGCGGCGGCACCGAGGACGGCCCGGCGGCCGACGGCGGGCCGTTGCGGGGTGGGGGGTTCCTCGGAGGCAGGGGTCATGGACGACCCTCCTGATTCAGGAAGTGAAGCCGTGGGGGGAGGGGAGCGCGCTCCCGCCGTCGCATGCTTCAGCTTCGTGAAGGGTGCGTCAAGAGGGCCTACCCGACTTCACCGACCGGCCACCGAGCCACCGTCAACGTACGTGCCGTTAAACGGAGTTGATGCCGCTATGCACTTCGGCGCGGTGCGCCCAGGGCATACCCGCCGCGTTCAAGAGGTGACCGGTCGGGGTGGCTCACTTCACCGTCTGGTCGCCGTCGGGGAGGTCCTGGACGGTGACCCCGGCGCGCGGCTGGCCGAGCCCGTCCGCCACCGCCCGGGCCAGTCCGTCCGGGTCGGGCGCGGTGGGCACCGGCACCTGCGCGCCCTCCGGGTAACTCTCGATCGCCCGGCTGAAGTAGCTGGGATGCCAGGCACCGACCGCGCCCCGCACCTCCACGGCCCGCACCGCCCTGGCGCCGATCCGCTGCTTGACGGCGGCGAGGATCCGGTCGGACCGGTACTCCCCCGGCACCTGGAACAGGCTCGCGTGCGCGCCGATCAGCCCGCCGTCCGCCAGCCGGACGGTGACCGTCAGACAACTGGTCACCGCGGGGTAGAAGAGGGTGCCGCCGGGCCCGACCTCGCCGACCTGGCCCTCGGTGATCCGCAGCGCGGTCGCCGGGGACGCGGCGGGGGCGCTCGCCACCGCCGGCCCCGCCTGGGCCAACACCGCCCCGACCGCGCCGACTTGGACCGCCAACAGCGCGGCGGCCACCGGTATCACGCCGCCTCGTCCGCGTGCCATCGTTGCGCCGCCCCTCACTCGAACCGGGCCGGGTCGCCGGCGCCCCGCCGGACGATCTCCACCGTGTCGCCCGAGAAGTCGACGACGGTGGTGGGCTCGGTCCCGCAGTCGCCGGAGTCGACCACCGCGTCGATGACGTGGTCGAGGCGCTCCTTGATCTCCCAGCCCTGGGTCAGCGGCTCCTCCTCGTCGGGCAGCAGCAGGGTGCTGGAGAGCAGCGGCTCGCCGAGCTCGGCGAGGAGCGCCTGGGTGACGGTGTGGTCCGGGATGCGGACGCCGACGGTCTTCTTCTTCGGGTGCAGGAGCTGGCGCGGGACCTCCTTCGTCGCGGGGAGGATGAAGGTGTAGCGGCCGGGGGTCGCGGCCTTGATCGCGCGGAAGACGTCGTTGTCGATCTGCACGAACTGGCCGAGCTGCGCGAAGTTCTGGCACACCAGGGTGAAGTGGTGGCGGTCGTCGAGGTTCCGGATCGACCGGATGCGGTCGATGCCGTCGCGGCTGCCGAGCTGGCAGCCGAGGGCGAAGCAGGAGTCGGTCGGGTAGGCGACGAGCCCGCCGGAGCGGATCGTTTC includes the following:
- a CDS encoding coagulation factor 5/8 type domain-containing protein, which gives rise to MTPASEEPPTPQRPAVGRRAVLGAAAAAAAAPTLLGPLRTAAAETPHRPPRALPGGGDLGPNVLVFDPATPGIQAKLDEVFHQQEKAQFDQGRYALLFKPGNYHGLNAQLGFYTSIAGLGLSPDDTTINGDVTVDAGWFNGNATQNFWRSAENLALVPANGTNRWAVAQAAPFRRMHVRGGLNLAPAGDGWASGGYLADCRIDGTVEPRSQQQWYSRDSAVGGWSNGVWNMVFSGVEGAPAQTFPTPPYTVLDTTPASREKPFLHLHGDEYRVFLPELRTAARGVTWGNGTPRGTALPLSRFYVAKPGVSAATLNQALAQGLHLLFTPGIYRLDRPLQVTAPNTVVLGLGYATLIPDNGVTALKTADVDGIRLAGLLIDAGPVNSATLLEIGPPGASADHAANPTTVQDVFVRIGGAGPGKATTSMVINSRHTLVDHTWVWRADHGDGVGWETNRADYGIRVNGDDVLATGLFVEHFNKHDVQWYGQRGRTVFLQNEKAYDAPNQAAVQDGNVKGYAAYKVADSVTTHEAWGLGSYCYYNVDPGIVQHHGFAAPNTPGVKFHDLLVVSLGGKGQYERVINDSGAPTSGGSTTPSTVVAYP
- a CDS encoding L-threonylcarbamoyladenylate synthase, yielding MAKYFDVHPDNPQRRTIGTVAETIRSGGLVAYPTDSCFALGCQLGSRDGIDRIRSIRNLDDRHHFTLVCQNFAQLGQFVQIDNDVFRAIKAATPGRYTFILPATKEVPRQLLHPKKKTVGVRIPDHTVTQALLAELGEPLLSSTLLLPDEEEPLTQGWEIKERLDHVIDAVVDSGDCGTEPTTVVDFSGDTVEIVRRGAGDPARFE